TGCCACAAGCAGGCAGAATGGCTCAAGCCAACATCGATCTAATTGTAAAATGGAATACTGACGGACTAAAAGAAAATTAATTAATCATGAAAAAGTCATTTATTCATTTATTTATTTTATTGCTGCTTATTGCTGTTAATACAAATGCATTCGCACAAAAGCTGCTTACTAAAACAGGAACTATAAAATTCCAAGCTTCAATGCCTTCTTACGAGGAAGTTGCTGCCGAAAACAAATCAGTATCTGCAGTATTGGATCAGGCTACCGGAGATTTTGCTAGTTTGGTTCTTATAAAAGGTTTCCGATTTAAAGTGGCGCTCATGGAAGAACACTTTAATGAAAATTACATGGAGTCTGAAAAATTCTCTAAAGCTGTTTTTAAAGGCAGAATAGAAGATTTTGATACTTCAAAAATTACAAGTATTCCCAAAAATTTTACATTAAAAGGAGATTTAACCATTCACGGAAAAACAAATCCTGTGGCTGTGACTATAAAAATTTCTAAAGCTCCAAATGGAGTGAATGCTGTTGGCGCATTTGAAGCAAAACCAGAAGACTTTGATATTGAAATCCCAAATCTTGTCAGAAAGAAAATCGCCGACAAAATAAAAGTTAATTACAATTTTTTATTACTTAAGTAATCTTCTCCTGAAAATGGGGGTTTTCAGATCATAAAATCTTTAACAGATAGTATCATCTGGATAAATATCCTTTTGATTTGGAAGATTATTAAACATGACTAATGTTCTGGAGGCCGTTACAATTACTTAGTGCGGCCTCTTTTTTTTCAACCTTAATTCAAATTAAAATGGTTTTTAGAAATTACGTTGTTACAGGAGAAGATGTCAATGATTTTATGGTTATGGAAGATAGTGCCTACATTTCCTATACACTTCGATTATTGCATCATTTCTTATTCTCCAATGGATTTTCAAAACAAAAACTCAATTCGATGAATTTAGATTTAGAGGGAGGAAATCACGAATTAATCTGCTATAAAAAACTAATGTTTACAGAACCTTTTTTAGTTGAATTGAAGCATTGTTATGTAAAAGATAAAATCTATCTAAAAAGCTGTTTTTTCAATTCTAAAAATGAGTGCTGCACGGAAGTAACAAAAGAAGTAAAATGGCTGAACCAAACCAACAGGGAAATAATTAAGACTCCTAAATACATTCTTAACCATTTATCCAAAAATATCGTTCAAATTTAACGACCGTAAAAAACATTCAGAATCTCGAATCTACAATAAGCTGTTTAATTATTTATAATCTATGATTTCAAATAAGAGATCATACTTTTCTCCTAATTTTTTCTTCAACCGCTGCTTGCTTTTTTTGACCGCATCTACTGTTACGCCTAATAAATTAGACATTTCATAATAATTAAGATTTAACTTTTGGAGCATTATTATTCTAAGATTCGATTCTTTTAATTCTGGAAAATTTTCCATTATAGCATTATAAAAATCATTATGCTGCTTGATGAATTCTCGTTTAAAAGCGCTCCAATTCTCATCTGTCATTAAATGAGAACCAAGCATTTCCTGAAGTTTACTTCTATCTTCTTCTAAATATTTTGTAGCAGAACTTTTAATTTCTTCCAGTTCACCCTCTAAAATTGATATTTGCTTATCTTTACTTTGAAGATTTTCAGCGTAGTAGTCTATGTCAGAACTTGCATCCTTGAGTTTTTCCTCAAAAATTAAACGATCATTTTCATATTCTTCAACTTTTAGTCTTTTATAGTTCAGCCGTTGCGTTAAAAAACCATAGGCAAGTGCACTGGACAGTATCGTTGAAATTAAGATTAAAAGACTGATGTTTCTGATTCTTTCCCCTTTTTCTAATTCCAATAGGATTTTTTTAGTTTCATTTTCATACTTATTTTTCTGAATAAGCCAGTTGGAT
This portion of the Flavobacterium panacagri genome encodes:
- a CDS encoding YceI family protein, which produces MKKSFIHLFILLLLIAVNTNAFAQKLLTKTGTIKFQASMPSYEEVAAENKSVSAVLDQATGDFASLVLIKGFRFKVALMEEHFNENYMESEKFSKAVFKGRIEDFDTSKITSIPKNFTLKGDLTIHGKTNPVAVTIKISKAPNGVNAVGAFEAKPEDFDIEIPNLVRKKIADKIKVNYNFLLLK